The following coding sequences lie in one Urocitellus parryii isolate mUroPar1 unplaced genomic scaffold, mUroPar1.hap1 Scaffold_3765, whole genome shotgun sequence genomic window:
- the LOC144252235 gene encoding S-geranylgeranyl-glutathione receptor P2RY8-like: MGLVDMNVSGPDNATLQMLRNPAIAVALPVVYSLVVLVSIPGNLFSLWVLCRHIGPKSPSVIFMINLSVTDLMLASVLPFQIYYHCNGHHWVFGEVLCNVVTVAFYANMYCSILTMTCISVERFLGVVHPLSSARWRRRRYALAACAGTWALLLAALFPLARTDLTYEVDALGIVTCFDVLKWTMLPSVAMWALFLFTIFVLLFLIPFVVTVACYTATITKLLRTADGGGQDQGQRRRAVCLAAVVLLAFVTCFAPNNFVLLVHMVSRLFFGRSYYHVYKLTLCLSCLNNCLDPFVYYFASREFQLRLRHYLGYGRLPSDSLDTTRRDSLFSARTLSARSMSAGPADALQGTGRPGLRRQESLF, translated from the coding sequence ATGGGGCTGGTGGACATGAACGTGAGCGGCCCGGACAACGCGACGCTGCAGATGCTGCGGAACCCGGCCATCGCCGTGGCGCTGCCCGTGGTCTACTCGCTGGTGGTGCTGGTCAGCATCCCCGGTAACCTCTTCTCGCTGTGGGTGCTGTGCCGCCACATCGGTCCCAAGTCGCCGTCGGTCATCTTCATGATCAACCTGAGCGTCACGGACCTGATGCTGGCCAGCGTGCTGCCCTTCCAGATCTACTACCACTGCAACGGCCACCACTGGGTGTTCGGCGAGGTCCTCTGCAACGTGGTCACCGTGGCCTTCTACGCCAACATGTACTGCAGCATCCTGACCATGACCTGCATCAGCGTCGAGCGCTTCCTGGGCGTCGTCCACCCGCTCAGCTCCGCGCGCTGGCGCCGCCGCCGCTACGCGCTGGCCGCCTGCGCGGGCACCTGGGCGCTGCTGCTGGCCGCGCTCTTCCCGCTGGCGCGCACGGATCTCACCTACGAGGTGGACGCGCTGGGCATCGTCACGTGCTTCGACGTGCTCAAGTGGACCATGCTGCCCAGCGTGGCCATGTGGGCCCTGTTCCTCTTCACCATCTTCGTGCTCCTCTTCCTCATCCCCTTCGTGGTCACCGTGGCCTGCTACACGGCCACCATCACCAAGCTGCTGCGCACGGCCGACGGCGGCGGCCAGGACCAGGGCCAGCGGCGGCGCGCCGTGTGCCTGGCCGCCGTGGTGCTGCTGGCCTTCGTCACCTGCTTCGCGCCCAACAACTTCGTGCTGCTGGTCCACATGGTCAGCCGGCTCTTCTTCGGCCGCAGCTACTACCACGTCTACAAGCTGACCCTCTGCCTCAGCTGCCTCAATAACTGCTTAGATCCCTTCGTCTACTACTTCGCCTCCCGCGAGTTCCAGCTGCGCCTGCGCCACTACCTGGGCTACGGCCGCCTGCCCAGCGACAGCCTGGACACGACGCGCCGCGACAGCCTCTTCTCCGCCAGGACGCTCTCGGCGCGCTCCATGTCCGCCGGCCCCGCGGACGCGCTGCAGGGCACCGGCCGGCCCGGcctcaggaggcaggagagccTCTTCTGA